The Arachis ipaensis cultivar K30076 chromosome B03, Araip1.1, whole genome shotgun sequence region cccttgaagataagatgacctcactcaaagataagataagataagataactaacttatcttatctaaagaaggtcactccacacctctataaatacactggagcacccaggtataactcatactctgattctactaaaaacctgcttaatacccttgctaacttaagcattggagtcccttgcaggtaccccccaccctccggtgacaaaggatcagttgcatcaccagtccaacaagtcggacacaaccgcTCCGGCCGCCATTCACCAGCCGGATATGTCAgctccgaccagtatagaagatctcgtccgagatcgacctacagtttcaggtaaccctcggaacagatacCATAACCctctcggttacttttattgggttggacttgtgacaacaaaaaattaaactttgatttgagtaTTATTTGTTGGTTGGAAACTATACTATCAACAGAATTAATAgtgtgaaattcctaaccgaAAATAATACTCTTTCAGGCACCATAACCACCAGCATTTGGTGGTGCCACTCAAAACCACTTCCATTGCCATTACTACAATACCAATAGAAAGCAAGCAATACACAAATGCAAAATACAATATCAAAAAGAGTATTTTTTTTTAGAAAGGTCACTAAAGCTACAATAAACGTtgacaaagaaagaaaaatagaaaatgtaGGCAGTAAAATAGAGagcaaaatgaaaataaagagtaAAAAAGGTTAGGAAATAAAACCAATATGAAGATGCTACAGAAAATGAAAAAGTGGTTATTCGAAGAAGCACAAGATCAATGAACTAGAGAGATTGAGAAcatgaagagaaagaagaaaagaagaagaagaagtcacGTAAGTGTTATATATAGACCACTTGAAATAGGGGCATTTGGTTGTTCTATTCATATTTTAAAGAGAAAAACCCTAAacggcccctgacaattacttcgaaagacaATGAGGCCCTTGACAAAAAAAATACCCAACCCGGCTCCTGAGCTTTACTTTTATGGGACTGATTAgctcctgtgccaaaaaaaaatcaatattattttttttgcacaaaggctaatcagtcccaaaaaaaaaaagatcagggACCGAgttgggtatttttttttttgttaagggtCTCGTAgtcctttcaaaataattttcaggGGTCGGGTTGGGTATTCACTCTATTTTAAATGTCCTGAATATTACTTGAAGGGAACGGAGAAGACACGGGAAGAATTAAAGTGACGCATTACTTTTTAGAATCACGTTGAGTTTCAACATGACTTACTCTTGACTACAAGTCGCACTCACGTATGATTTACCTTCCAATTTAAAGAAATGAAGTGGGAAATAAAAACGTCTGATCTATGACTTGTAATGTACATGAGCATTTTACCCGAGATTTGACCTCTCGATCATAATTCGAGTAAGGGCACTGTTCATACTTGAACAGTTGAACCTGGGATAGTCCAACCCAAATACGATATGGCAGTGCCTATCTCATGGATTAGACTACCCCACATAACTCGTCCCAACAACAactatttctatcttattttgccaGGTGTAAACAGGTCGAGCCGACCAAGGCACGGGTCTCCTAATCCGTATTTGATCCGATTTGGAAAGCAAGTCAGATGCTATCCCTCCTTACTTTAAACATAGAGTGTAATTTCTCACTTTGGGAGAAAAATAACTATCTAATACTATCTGAAGTTATCTTCAACGAATGACTCGGTCTCATCTACCACTGTATAAATACCTCAACACTCACGATTTTTTTTGAATTCAACACATATTTAGCATGCTAAAGCTCTGGCTAACTTAAGCATTAGAGTTTTTTACCGATATTCCTACTATTTTTCATACAAAGACATTGAAAACTCTCCCCAAACATTTAAAGTCCACATCCAAGTTTTAAAATCACCATCCTAACACTTCAAAACAAATAcattttatcaaaataaaatcatatttaaaaaatcaaaatattattttttttaataaaaactatttataaaaattgaaatttttaaggattgaaataataattttctctttcttcaaaTATTTATAGATTTTTTTGTCCGAATATTTACAACGTTTGGTATTGTGCAAAATGAACCAAACAAAGTCACATTATTTTCTTGGAATTTTTTCTTTAAATGAACTACCTTACTCAACATAATTATTCTTTAATATGCCTGCCTGAAGACTTATTTTACAAAGATACCTTATAAAACACGTAAATAGGTTAATAATACAGAAAAAAGCATACAAAATGTCttcaatatttatataaaattaatctcTAGTTTCCATCTTTATGTTAGAAAATTATTTGATTTCCTAACTTATTTGTcggcaatatatatatattaattataatcacaaattatgctatttcaaattaaatgacttatataatgatgatctcatttattattttaaatgctaattgaataagtcattattacttttgatttgaaattaaatgagaataaaaccagatattatcttttgttctttagataattatctttttggattttagatatattatcttttgggctttagatactattttatttggacttaagggtttaatgggtgtcatgctcaaatataaatagactttcagggtttcggtccccaatataccaaaagccgcctttgttgctctttccccatcaaaagagttgcgATTCAGCCTCCTAgaaatacagaaggctttggttgaggaagatcgaaagaaccacaagatccaaactcttcCGGTCGTATGatttatgtttatgaattcagATACGCTTCCGCATTCGAATATgatatatatttttggtgattcaatatggatgatctgggaTATTAAAACTGATTTATtctaacaagtggtatcagagccatccaTAATTCAATCATCGAaaatattcaattttattttattatattaatataaatatacacATGCGTGTTTACATTATATATGAAATTGATGCACGCTTAATGAAATTGTTCTTGATTATGTGCGTGCATCGATACGTATATATTCACATTATATATGTAAAAGAATCCCCACCATGCCGTTTTGATtgcttttatttatatatatatattgcattaTGTTTACCGTCGGCCATTTATATAATCTTCacgatatataatatataattactGAGAGGTTAATGTTGTCTTGGTTGCATTTTTTTATACGGTTAATtaaatagatatttttttatcatgtatttttttgtatattattgTAACCCTATACAATTGATATTTAATTTTATGTGCCATTAAATTTGGTGTAAAGATAATTGATTATCTGTATGAGATATAAGAATTATTATGTGTATGTTACTTATGCGAATATTGATCTATACAAAGGAAGATCTATATTTGGCCAAATTATGTgtacatattaataatatttgaataataaaaaaaaatattatttaattattacatAAAGAAACTAGTAACAATTTGGATTAGTATACCCATCTATTTTATAAAGAATTAGTTttggaataaattgattgaacattatgctgccaaagtagcctcttttgtgaaaattgatttatttaaaacattaggaatatggtgacatgtaattcatgcgaatattaGTCGGCTCAAAGGAAGGCCTATATTTGGCCAAATTATATACACATATTAATGGTAAATAAATATTTGGGTAACtgattaagaataaagtaatacttattatttatgtgaacaataatcggcccaaaggaagtttattgtttggccaaataataagtaTTGAACACTTTGtgtattttctattaattatgcggtcaataatcggcccaaaggaaggttattgtttggccaattaatagaaaatatatgcggtaataaataggttgcgaagtttaagtctccatgtgcgcattaagtcggtccaaagaaaggcttaatgtgtgacaggaatttcgacaatatttgattactgcaatgagagtatcacttacagttaatttttctatccaaagattgaaaattaatgttgtgctagatatctcaatatggatcTTTTTCCCATTAATTAACTAATGTTTACTACATGTTATTTTTGTTCTAATCTAGAAACTATGGCTTTAGCTAGCAATGTTTCtgcacaaattagcagtattcctatgctgaatggttcaaactttaaagtttggaaagataccgtggagattgtcctcggttgtatggatctagatatagctcttcgagaggagaaccccacttccactccggaaaacctcaatgaggttaaaataaaGAAGTGagagagatccaatcgaatgagcattatgatcatgaaacgctcaattcctgaggcgtttcggggctcaattactgaggataaagatgccaaacagtttCTGAAAGATattgaaaaattctttactaagaatgaaaaggcggaggcaagtagtcttttgagcaaacttgtctccatgaggtataaaggtaacgggaacataagggagtacattatggaaatgtctcatcttgcttcaaaattaaaagcactaaagttagagttgtaTGAAGACTTACTCGAGCATTTCATTTTGATCTCCTTTCTTGCAtactttgggcaattcaaagtgagttataacactctgaaggacacttggtccttaaatgagcttatatctcactgtgtgcaagaagaagagtgGCTGcagcaagataagactgaaagtgctcacatggcttcatattctcaatataaaaaaaagcgtgatactactgtggatgtgccttctcagcagaaaaaggctaagaaacaagatcaagtttcaacttgtttcttctgtaagaaggtgggacacatgaagaaggattgtaccaaatatgccacatggtgtgtaaagaagggtataattcttacttttgtttgttctgaggctagtttaagttatgcacctgttgatacttggtgggtagattctgctgctactactcatgtaagtgttactatgcagagttgcctgtggagccgaccgccaaatgatgctgaaagatacatctatgtggcagacggcaatatagttgcagtcgaagctataggaacctttagattatgttccacgagtgaattttacttggatttattagagacattttatgtaccgtcatttagacggaatttggtttctgtttctcgtttggacaaatcaggttatttttgttcgttcggagacaataaagtcagtctcttctataatttgaataatatttgctctggtcatttggtggataatctatataaacttgacttaaattcctataataataaaatactgcaaacgggtacaaaacgaaaactaaatgagaattcggcatcattatggcacaaacgcctaggtcacatctttaaacagagaattcagaggctcgtgtcggatggaattcttggacccctaaatttggcggactttgaagtctgcattgagtgcataaagagaaaaaggacaaacgaaaggaaattaggtgccgagagagctaaagatgtcttagaactgatacataccgatatatgtggcatattccctactgtctcttggaatggacaatGGTACTTTATTAcattcatagatgattactctcgttatgggtatctatatttaattcatgaaaagtgtcaacccttggatgttttcaagtctttcaaagctgaagttgaacttcaacttggaaagaaaattaaagctgtcaaatctgatcgtggtggtgaatactacggaagatatgacgGTTCAGGTGAGCAATGTCCCGGGCCTTTTGCCcttttcctagaggagtgtggtattgttccgcaatacaccatgccaggcaaacctagcatgaatggtgttgcagagcgaaggaaccgaactcttaaggacatggtgagaagtatgattagtcattcttccttacctgaatcactctggggagaagccttaaagaccgcagtgtacatccttaatagggtgccaagcaaagtagttaacaaaaccccatataaaatttggactgggaaaaggcccagtataaagcatctgcatatttggggatgtccaaCTGAGGTGCGACCTTACaggccgcatgaaagaaaattggactcaaggacaattagttgctactttgttggttacgctgagcgctcacgggggtacaagttttacaatcctgcatcaaggtctatttttgaaatgggaaatgcgagatttcttgaggatgttgagtttggggggaagaaaatattaggaatgttgcttttgatgaatttcatcaagtcattacctcatggttttgaggtaaatattatagatgaatgtgtataccgcaagttcagtgggagtaaatacataTTTTGGTcttatatatgttgatgacattctacttgctaGTAACGATATAGGCTTGTCGCATGAAACcaagaaatttctatcgaacaaattcgaaatgaaagatcttggtgatgcctcttttgtattaggaatcaaGATACTAAGAGATCactctcaaggtattcttggattatcacaaaagaactatatcgaaaagattttaagtagatatctcatagaaagttGTAGACCAATAGACATGTCCGTAACTAAAGGAGACAAGTTTAGTCTCAAAGCAATGCCCCAAAATGATCTTGAGAAGACagcaatgcatgataaaccttatgcataAGCACTAGGGAttttaatgtatgctcaagtctacacacatcccgatatatcatttataaTGGGAATCTTGGGTAAATACCTGAGCAATCCAGGCAggatcattggatagctgttaaatGCATAATGCGTTATTTAAAgcgaacaaaggattacatgcttatttatcggatatcagaaaatttggagatcattaggaactctgattccgatttcgatttcatggcatatggttgcgaaactttgtcactgagcttcatatagtagatgacattgaaaggccattaaggatattttgtgacaataagtcagcagtactatactccaataacagtaagagcttgacaaaatcgaagcatacagatatcaagttcttagttgttaaggagaaagtttaagaaaaacagatttccataggacatataggaacagagtatatgctagcagacccatTACCAAGGGATTGACCCCTAAAGTTttttcatgagcacactgctcggatgggtgtcaatatttgtgatgcattggtttagtgggagtttatgctatatgtcctatgacagatattgagttatttttctgcagaattaagttgatggtttatttcatgttatgtgaaatgtttattttgcaatatttgtattgtgtttgatctcaataaagttggaccagctggaaatagacatgcatgagatcacttggcatgtaatttccatattactcatccaaatttgatctatgtcgttgagtatattaggatggtgattggcgtggtttagtcacggcatttaatgtgataaaagctgcggtagttccatatctaatgtatgagacggaccaaattgttaaagtaatgagagaaatagcattcagatgcgcgcataaagttcataaagatgtgattatgtcaagaaataatatatgtatagccaaagtgggagattgttagaaaattatttgatttcctaacttatttgtgggtaatacatatattaattataatcacaaatcatgctatttcaaattaaatgacttatataatgatgatctcacttattgttttaaatgcttgtcataaaaaaatttagaatttaaatttatttatttgtcataaaaaatttaaatttaaatttagaaaataaattaaattatatatatatttatacataaatatattaataactgattttaatagttgattttggtgtataaataatatttttgaattagtaagttaaaaaaaattgatttattagtTGGATATTTACGTAATTAATTCGAGGAAACAAAGGCAAAAATGGGAAGGAAGGTAAGGCGGCCCCCCCTTACGGAATCCGGATCAGTTGGCCGTTTCCATTAATTTTAACTGACGCGGAAACAACACGTGGTGGAAAATAAAATTACGCAAACTAAGCCAAAcaaatataaaaagtaaaaacaaaaataaaagataatgatGATAATGGATTAAATTAAAGTAATGCGAGAGTGGGGTTGGAGAGACCAAATGAAACAGCATAACAATACAGTCGAGAACAGCGGCAAGAAAAGCAACCTCTTactttttttattcatttatttttttataaaagaaaaagaaaacactcaCATATTCCTCGTGCTTCAATTTCCCACCTCCAACaccaaatatatttattttttattgggcCAATGAAAATTGGTCATAATTGTTTTCTCATTTATATATCAAGTCCTTGGCGACGAAGATCATCAGTACTTTAAACACAAATAGCGGTTCCTTCTTTGTTAGAATCCTCTTCAATATCTCCAACCGTTGATTAGGGATTTGTTAACGCTGCTTCAACTTTTTATACGGCCAAATATATTTGGGTGCTTTTAAGGTTGAATACTGCTACTATGTCTAGTTCGTCGGAATACTCGGAAATTTCCGGCCAGAAGCCGGCGAGGTCACCGGAAAAATCGAGCTTCTCTCAGACTTGCAGTTTGTTGAGTCAATACATCAAAGAAAAGGGCAACTTTGGAGATCTTACCCTCGGCATCACATGCAACACCGAACCAAGTGGTATGGATAATTAAATTCTCCCAATTATTATcactattattattttcgaaaatttaagatgCTCTTAAATTATGTCgttttgggttatatatatatttttttggctAGTACTttaaaggggaaaaaaaaaaaagaaattgaaagttttttttgttacaaactAATTCCTTTCTTAAGGGTTTGAAAGTTTCTTGTATGGGAAATTGATTTATTAATCTTTTTCAAACTCAAACTCACAGATCTAACACATGGCTTAATTAATTTTGCCCTTGATTTTGAAATAGGGAGAAGACAAATTTCATGAAAGGAAGCAATTCtttgttctaattttattttattttttggggTATTTATGTGTGCTACCTAAGTATCCAAAAAATTTCTCCTTAGTCCTTACAaagttaagatttttttttttaattcgaaAAAGAATTTATCTGAATCTGGAAATTGTGCAGGGTCACCTGAAACATCGTGTCAGTCTGCAACAACTATGAACCTATTTCCTACCAAAGAAAACAACGTTGCACCAAAAAGCCTCACACTCACTGGCACAGCCATGGATTTGCTCTCTCCACAAGGTGCTTATCGTGCCAATCTTCCCTCTGAAGAAATTCCAAACTTGATCAATTCCAGGTTTGTTTATTACTTCCCATTCCTTAACAATTTGATAATTGATATGGAAAAAAGCTTATTATGTGTAACATACCTATTCATAATTGTTACAGATTTAATCACTAATTGAATTTCACATATCTAAATCCCAATTTGGGAACTACTTTGATTGCAATTTAATTTAAGGGTTCTGGTGGAAAAATTGAATCGAAGAAATAAAAGGTTAAGTTACTAATACCATAACCTAGTTACATGAATTCACCAATTATGTAGGGTACCGGGTACCAATTTACACGTACCGCATGCATATGGCGTGCTGTGTATTGCGTACCCACTCCCGTATTTCATGTAACTATGACTAATACATTAAATTATGTTAGAAACTTTCCTGTTCTCGAATCCTTAACGGGTGTCATTACCAAAAACCTTTAATCCAATTGTATTAAAATTTTTGGTTAGGCTAATGTGTGATTATTTATTCATGACTTGCAGTGCAGTTAAGTCTGTGAGCAAGGGCCTGAAAACTGCACAATTGACAATCTTCTATAATGGTCAAGTTGTTGTGTTGGATGATTGTCCTGCTGAGAAGGCGAACGAGCTCATGGCTTTTGCCAAGAAAGGAGTCTCTCAAAGCCAGAACAACTCTGTCTACACCTACACTCAGAGCCAGCCTTCATTTCCTCCTAATTTGGCCAGAACATCTGCTGCTGATTCGAGTGTTCAAGCCTTTCCTAACGTGAATATCGTTGCTAGTTCCGGTAGCAATTCGATCCATGAGCACTCAAAACCTCAGTCCAGACCTGTTGTTTGTGGTAAATTATTCTTTTGGATCTACTATTTGTAACTTGGCTGAAAAGAAAACCTTTTGTGCTGTTGTGGATCAAGTTTTTGCTGATCGTAAATTTTCCTTTCGATGCAGatctaccaattgcaagaaaagctTCGCTTCATCGGTTCCTGGAGAAGAGAAAGGATAGGTAGGCACTCTCAACCAAAAATAAACAACAATTTTAAAGATTGGTGTTTTGCTTGGTCTCTCAATGTTTTGTATGTTTTAACCTTTTTTAGAGCTgtgatcctcaaatcaaattaattgaTAAAAGGCTTCTCACATGTTTGGTCTTCTTTGGTTCATGTTTCATTTGGTTTCCTCTAACAAAGAAAATCTCCTTTTTATCCTTTGACTGAAACAAACAAACTTGATTACTAGGTACttcaaaaatgaaatgaaattagtttttttgaattgatttttCCCCTTGCACAAATTGAAGCtgcaattcacatataattaaaGCTTTGACCTTTTAATCAAGTTGATTTTACCCAATTGACTTAATTTTATGTTCTTTGATTTTTGCAGAATTGCATCAAAGGGTCCATATCAAGCAGCAAATCCCATTGGGAGCGCTAACAAGCCAGCTGAATCCATGTCATGGCTTGAGTTGGGTGCTAAATCTCAAGAATGAGTGcagctatatatatatagtattatAAACTTTGTGCCTTTTTTTTGGGGGTTGTGTACCCATTGTTAAAAGTCTTTTTTGGGCTATAGGGTTAGCCTTTCTGTCTGTCCATCAATTAATTAGCTTTGGGCTCTGTTGTTGGGGCTTATATCATAGATCTAACTATACCTTAGTTTTGTTAGATGTGAAAATGGATCATCTTAATTTTTCTCCGTTGATGTTTTTAAGGAAAGATTAAGATGATTCATTTCGTGTTACCTGTTCTTCTAATTATTGTTAAGATTCTAAATTTCTTCGTATTACCTTAATCATTTTGAAttcaaatacatatatatattgttattattaatttgTAGTGCTTCTTCTATTCTTGTTTGAGTTGTCTTTCATTCGCTCTATTTGCGTTGACATAAGATGGCAAAAAAGATGGCAATGGACAGGgacataacaataataataaaaaacacaAACAATAACATTAATAACAAAAATAGGAGTTACTTACATGGATTAAACGACGTTATTGTATCTTATTACGTGAAGGTCAAACACTGACCTGAACTTCTACTGTTAGTGGCAGCCAAAAAGGCAACTTGAATCCTCAACGATTTTCATTAATTAAGGTGAAAACATGCATCTAGATGAAGAGAAGAGAAGTTCAAGATTAACATGTGGAAAGTAACTAAgttatgaaagaaagaaaaacaaaattctaGAACGTACGCAATCCCTTGAGCAAGCGTCAGTGGGAATTTTTCTATGGTTACATTTTAGATAGCAATGATGATTAAAAATTACATACAAACATTTGTGTGAGAGAATAACAAAATTTGTAAGAAAGAAATTAATATCAACTAAACTAGAGTAGTTAAATTAACCAACTATCTAACTACCAGTGCCAGGGTGTCATACCATCTAACTAACTTCTCAGAACTGACTTAACTAACTAGATTAATTATTTCACCTATCACAACTAACTTCTCCAGATTCTTCAGCAACAGGTCTTTGATTTATTCTAAGTTGAGGTCTCCTAATATGAAGAAAACACTTGGTCTTATTACGATCTATAACCCAATTAATTGGACATGGTGCTGAGTAAGAAAGGGAAAGCAATTTTGAATAGTAGATAAATGAGAATGCGTTCAAATTTTGAAAGAATATATACTAAGCTACAAATTGAGAAGAATGGCACGTACGCATTCCTTTCAAAACTGCTATAAGCTAAATGCACTTGACATGAATTGTGTCTAAACCCAACCCATTTATGCTTAAATCTCTTTTGATCCCTTTCGAGTAAATTACTTCAATTAAATTACTCACAGGTTGCAATATTATCACAACATAAAAGAAAGTCCATTTTGCAGATTAAACTTATAGTGGTAATTGTAAGAAACAAAGAGATCATGCCTTAAGTGTCTCAATTGAGCAAACCACAAGTTTAATTAAGCGCCTACAGGCTACAAGAAAAACAAATCATGAAAACAAATAGACTCTCAGCTTTTTTCCAAACTcattaaacaaacaaacaagtgACCGGAAATAGAAAGGGTCATGCTAGTATGACTGTAATTAAAAAAGTGTTTTAAAAGGTGttgctaaaattaaaataatttttttattgttaaacGACACTTTTTAAAAAGtataactaagaaaaaagtattactaaaatataaaaaactataactttaattttaacaacACTTGCATAAGCATCGTAGTCACCACCATAACTTAACCATACTAAAATTCAtctaataaaaaaagagaagacAGTAAAGTAATAGTAACGGACAGCAATGGAGGGAGTCGAAGAAGAAGATCCAAAGAATCTACAAAAAGGATCCATCCAATGAATGTATTGATGCATTTACAGTTGATTTTGTGTTTTTGGAGCTTGTATTTGTTCTCTAGATTATCGACTTTGTTCTTGTACTGCTATCATGTAGAACattctattaattatttaatcttaaCCTCACCGTGGGATTATattgaaactaaatgaaacttttttaattcaaatagaacactttaaaccttaagaactAAAACAGGATTACCTCAAATATAGGAACCAATTTAGTATTTTACCCAATTTGATATTTTACTTGATGTTCTAACGCTTTTATACTTTTAAGGCTTTCTCACTTATAGAACATGTATATTGTTTCTGAGGTAATTTTATTAGTCAACTAAGATTTATGAGGTTCATTAACATTCGGATTCATGTTTTACATAATTTgcttatattatttaaaaaaaaatc contains the following coding sequences:
- the LOC107630441 gene encoding protein TIFY 10A, which gives rise to MSSSSEYSEISGQKPARSPEKSSFSQTCSLLSQYIKEKGNFGDLTLGITCNTEPSGSPETSCQSATTMNLFPTKENNVAPKSLTLTGTAMDLLSPQGAYRANLPSEEIPNLINSSAVKSVSKGLKTAQLTIFYNGQVVVLDDCPAEKANELMAFAKKGVSQSQNNSVYTYTQSQPSFPPNLARTSAADSSVQAFPNVNIVASSGSNSIHEHSKPQSRPVVCDLPIARKASLHRFLEKRKDRIASKGPYQAANPIGSANKPAESMSWLELGAKSQE